From a region of the Apibacter sp. B3706 genome:
- the nth gene encoding endonuclease III — MKQKEKVEYIITELNKLYPNPVAPLVYQDVFTLLISVLLSAQTTDKKVNEVTPALYKVAPNAFKMAELPEWEIKEYIKEIGLSNTKSKNIHKLSTILVEKYNGEVPESFEELEALPGVGHKTASVVMSQGFGHPAFPVDTHIHRLMKLWKLTNGKNVEQTEKDAKRLFPKELWNILHIQIIFYGREYSPARGWNLEKDYITKYLLEN; from the coding sequence ATGAAACAAAAGGAAAAAGTAGAGTACATAATAACGGAGTTAAACAAGCTCTATCCAAACCCTGTTGCTCCATTAGTCTATCAAGATGTATTTACTTTATTAATTTCCGTATTACTTTCTGCTCAAACAACGGATAAGAAGGTTAATGAAGTTACACCTGCTCTCTACAAAGTTGCTCCCAATGCTTTTAAAATGGCTGAATTGCCTGAATGGGAAATCAAAGAATACATAAAAGAAATTGGCTTATCAAATACTAAATCCAAAAATATTCATAAACTTTCTACTATTTTGGTAGAAAAATATAACGGAGAAGTTCCGGAAAGTTTTGAGGAGTTAGAAGCCTTACCCGGCGTGGGTCATAAAACCGCTTCCGTTGTCATGAGTCAAGGTTTTGGACACCCGGCATTTCCTGTTGATACACACATTCACAGACTTATGAAATTATGGAAATTAACCAACGGAAAAAATGTTGAACAAACAGAAAAAGATGCTAAACGGTTATTTCCTAAAGAATTATGGAATATCTTACACATTCAAATTATTTTTTACGGTCGGGAATATTCACCGGCTAGAGGCTGGAATCTAGAAAAAGATTATATAACCAAATATTTATTAGAAAATTAG
- a CDS encoding glycosyltransferase family 9 protein: MKALLIQYNNVGEVLLSSVIPNNLKKIYPDIKIDFLCYKKYIGVIQRNPNIDRIIAIDTEHIRSVLFVYKYIQLVRSEKYDILIDMSQNFNSILLTLFSKAKKKYSFSNPLLDKFYDKTVSKVEEPITQTCTLLEDRLVILQEFLKDNPIPIDPLAKIYLAEDEIEDAKEKMINAGIHFKRPVIMLGVLGSNIHNTWTMGNMAKLIDFIWANYRADLLFTYLPSQYKQVNELLSLLNSNTKVFVQPVGKTIREYAAFMQNSTLFIGNSSRFVITAKALQKPTFTIYPPYISRKDIACYENTNLHQSVHLHDFSPRLYEDFYQNELKNDSSKFYLMLSYEFVIVKVRTFLKEHLITFNKIK, from the coding sequence GTGAAAGCGCTATTAATACAATATAACAATGTGGGAGAAGTATTACTCTCCAGTGTAATTCCTAATAATCTAAAGAAAATCTATCCGGATATTAAGATAGATTTTCTTTGTTATAAAAAATATATTGGAGTTATACAGAGAAATCCTAATATTGACCGTATAATAGCTATAGATACGGAGCATATACGTTCCGTACTTTTCGTTTATAAATATATCCAGTTAGTAAGAAGTGAAAAATACGACATACTTATTGATATGTCGCAGAATTTTAACAGTATCCTGCTAACCCTATTTTCAAAAGCAAAGAAAAAATACAGTTTTTCCAATCCTTTATTGGATAAATTTTATGATAAAACCGTATCTAAAGTAGAAGAACCAATTACTCAAACGTGTACTTTATTGGAAGATCGTTTAGTAATCTTACAAGAATTTCTAAAAGATAACCCTATACCTATCGATCCGTTAGCTAAAATATATCTAGCTGAAGATGAAATTGAGGACGCTAAAGAAAAAATGATAAATGCAGGCATACATTTTAAACGACCGGTAATTATGTTGGGTGTTTTGGGTTCAAACATACATAATACTTGGACGATGGGTAATATGGCAAAACTTATAGATTTTATATGGGCAAATTATAGAGCCGATTTATTATTTACCTATTTGCCATCGCAGTATAAACAAGTAAACGAACTGCTATCTTTACTAAATTCCAATACCAAAGTATTTGTTCAGCCGGTAGGAAAAACGATACGTGAGTATGCCGCTTTTATGCAAAATTCCACTTTATTTATTGGAAATAGCAGTAGATTTGTAATTACGGCAAAAGCCCTGCAAAAACCTACTTTCACCATTTATCCTCCTTATATTAGTAGAAAAGATATTGCTTGTTATGAAAATACTAACTTACACCAAAGTGTTCATTTACACGACTTTTCTCCCAGGCTATACGAAGACTTTTATCAAAATGAATTAAAAAATGACTCGTCTAAATTTTACTTGATGTTGTCATATGAATTTGTAATAGTAAAAGTTAGAACGTTTTTAAAAGAGCATTTAATTACTTTTAATAAAATAAAATAA
- a CDS encoding DUF423 domain-containing protein, which translates to MKNIVLVAGALYGLISIILGAFGAHAFKKILSAEKLVSFDTGVKYQMYHALALLIIGFSLSFSSGLEKWAGWGMIIGTFLFSFSIYLLAFSDYWDINLRFLGPVTPIGGTFMIIGWACLLFYFIKSN; encoded by the coding sequence ATGAAAAATATTGTTCTTGTTGCAGGGGCTTTATATGGTTTAATTTCCATTATTTTAGGAGCATTCGGTGCTCATGCTTTTAAAAAAATACTTTCAGCTGAAAAATTAGTAAGCTTTGATACGGGTGTTAAATATCAAATGTATCATGCATTGGCTCTTTTAATTATTGGATTTTCTCTTTCGTTTAGTTCGGGTTTGGAAAAATGGGCCGGATGGGGAATGATTATAGGTACATTTCTATTTTCTTTTAGTATTTATCTATTAGCTTTTTCTGATTATTGGGATATCAATTTACGTTTTTTAGGCCCTGTAACTCCCATTGGAGGAACATTTATGATCATAGGATGGGCTTGTTTATTATTTTATTTTATTAAAAGTAATTAA
- a CDS encoding helix-turn-helix domain-containing protein → MDLKNTFKSRIRENKIGSDIYMAQIDNYTILTDTISKPVGKRFVQFYLCTKGRASFHFKNESLRVMNEGNSLLLFHPEIDIPINISLSKKSKLVIFVIAIQKLEDIFSKHKDKLSLLIQNNYTKFYHEKPLSIQEKLIISQLEDFTLDQEFENHYLTLKLHEFLLYYFSSNTSTSSYHLPIKDEKFIRKIYEIKEVLMENIASPPTLKKLSETTNLSEYKIKEGFKKIYGKSISHFILDTKLEIGKEKLNLKVKQVKEIAYDLGYENPSHFIEAFKKKYGITPKQWMMK, encoded by the coding sequence ATGGATTTAAAAAATACCTTTAAAAGTAGAATTAGAGAAAATAAAATTGGTTCGGATATTTATATGGCTCAGATAGATAATTATACTATTCTGACTGATACCATTTCCAAACCAGTAGGCAAACGGTTTGTGCAATTTTATTTATGTACTAAAGGAAGAGCCTCTTTTCATTTTAAAAATGAATCTTTACGTGTTATGAATGAAGGGAATTCCTTACTTCTTTTTCATCCTGAAATAGATATTCCTATTAATATCAGTTTATCAAAAAAATCAAAGCTGGTCATTTTTGTAATAGCTATTCAAAAACTGGAAGATATTTTTTCCAAACATAAAGATAAACTTTCTTTACTCATTCAAAACAATTACACAAAATTTTATCATGAAAAACCTTTAAGCATTCAAGAAAAGTTAATTATTTCACAACTGGAAGATTTTACCTTGGATCAAGAATTTGAAAATCATTATTTGACATTGAAATTACATGAATTCTTACTTTATTATTTTTCTTCAAATACCTCTACTTCTTCATACCATTTACCTATAAAAGATGAGAAATTCATTCGTAAGATTTATGAAATAAAAGAGGTCTTAATGGAGAATATAGCTTCTCCACCTACTTTAAAAAAACTTTCTGAAACTACTAATTTAAGTGAGTATAAAATTAAAGAAGGTTTTAAAAAAATATACGGAAAATCTATTTCTCATTTTATACTGGATACAAAATTAGAAATCGGTAAAGAAAAATTAAACTTGAAAGTTAAACAGGTGAAGGAAATCGCTTATGATTTAGGATATGAAAATCCCAGTCATTTTATAGAGGCTTTTAAGAAAAAATATGGAATTACTCCCAAGCAATGGATGATGAAATAA
- a CDS encoding 2,3,4,5-tetrahydropyridine-2,6-dicarboxylate N-succinyltransferase: MKDLQQTIEKVWNDRALLSDKEYQKAIREVIELLDSGKLRVAQPLEDGKWQVNEWVKKAVVLYFPIQKMETYEVGIFEYHDKIPLKTGYAEKGVRVVPHAVARKGAYISSGAILMPSYVNIGAYVDEGTMVDTWATVGSCAQIGKNVHLSGGVGIGGVLEPLQAAPVIIGNNCFIGSRCIVVEGVHVDDEAVLGANVTLTSSTKIIDVSGSEPKEYRGYVPPRSVVIPGSITKKFPAGEYNVNCALIIGTRKESTDKKTSLNDALREHNVSV; this comes from the coding sequence ATGAAAGATTTACAACAAACTATTGAAAAAGTTTGGAATGACCGTGCATTATTATCGGATAAAGAATATCAAAAAGCAATTCGAGAAGTAATTGAATTGTTAGACTCAGGAAAATTAAGAGTAGCACAGCCGTTAGAAGATGGAAAATGGCAAGTAAATGAGTGGGTTAAAAAAGCGGTAGTATTATATTTCCCTATACAAAAAATGGAAACCTATGAAGTAGGTATTTTTGAGTATCATGATAAAATTCCTTTAAAAACAGGATATGCTGAAAAAGGAGTTCGTGTAGTACCTCATGCAGTTGCAAGAAAAGGAGCATATATTTCCAGCGGAGCGATCTTAATGCCTTCTTATGTTAATATAGGTGCTTATGTAGATGAAGGTACTATGGTAGATACTTGGGCAACCGTAGGAAGTTGTGCACAGATTGGTAAAAATGTACATTTAAGCGGAGGTGTTGGTATTGGCGGTGTTTTAGAACCTTTACAAGCGGCACCGGTTATTATTGGAAATAATTGCTTTATTGGTTCACGTTGTATTGTTGTAGAGGGTGTACATGTTGATGATGAAGCGGTTTTAGGAGCAAACGTTACCTTAACTTCTTCTACTAAAATAATTGATGTTTCAGGAAGCGAACCTAAAGAATACAGAGGATATGTGCCTCCACGTTCAGTAGTAATTCCCGGGTCTATAACTAAAAAATTCCCTGCAGGAGAATATAACGTAAATTGTGCCTTAATTATAGGAACTAGAAAAGAAAGTACAGACAAGAAAACATCGTTAAATGATGCTCTTAGAGAGCATAACGTATCTGTTTAG